The following proteins are co-located in the Brienomyrus brachyistius isolate T26 unplaced genomic scaffold, BBRACH_0.4 scaffold35, whole genome shotgun sequence genome:
- the ganaba gene encoding neutral alpha-glucosidase AB isoform X2, producing MAAFILSRLEMVWFLVAGVLLVLNGVRAVDRSNFKTCGHSSFCKRMRTMGLGPSPYRALLETLELSDSRLTLQLINDNNKVRLLLELYRLQGNMTRLKINELKPLRPRFEVPDVLIGEPPTEPLSMVSRDEAGVVLSLGTDARQLVLSARPFRLDIVEGARVLLSVNGRGLLAFEHLRPRKDTNTQKDSEGEETTEGAQEQGEEPEEEEPGMWEETFKSDVDSKPNGPSSISLDFSLPGVEHVYGIPEHAENLRLRPTDKGDPYRLYNLDVFQYELYNPMALYGAVPVLLSHNAQRTMGIFWLNAAETWVDISANTAGKTLSGKVLDHAEVPSDAPQTDVRWFSESGIIDVFIMLGPKPSDVFTQYASLTGTQSFPPLSALGYHQCRWNYNDQEDVRAVDAGFDEHNIPYDFIWLDIEHTDGKRYFTWDAASFPQPRDMLQGLHDKRRKMVAIVDPHIKVDSGYRIHNEILSRNLYVKNKDGGDYEGWCWPGTAGYPDFTNPEMRAWWASMFAYDKYEGSMENLYTWNDMNEPSVFNGPEVTMHKDALHGSWEHRDVHNLYGLYVQMATAEGLIQRSGGVERPFVLTRAFFAGSQRYGAVWTGDNAAEWGHLKISIPMCLSLGLVGISFCGADVGGFFKNPGPELLVRWYQTGAYQPFFRAHAHLDTPRREPWLFGPENTALIREAIRQRYALLPYWYQLFYHAHRTGEPVMRPLWVEYPQDVATFAIDNQFLLGKHLLVHPVTEQGSQGVSVYLPGVGEVWYDAHTFRRHDGDQNLFVPVTLSSIPVFQRGGSIIPRKARIRRSSSCMENDPYTLYVALSPQGLADGELYIDDGHTFNYDRQKQFIHRRLTFANSSLSSSNLSTDSQFTTASWIERVLILGVQEPSAVTLRIADGSRSLEFEFDAAASVLTIHKPGVNAGSDWNVLLQ from the exons ATGGCGGCGTTCATTCTAAG CCGACTGGAGATGGTCTGGTTCCTCGTGGCCGGGGTCCTTCTGGTGCTCAACGGCGTCCGTGCTGTGGACCGCAGCAACTTCAAAACGTGCGGACATAGCTCCTTTTGCAA GCGGATGAGGACAATGGGGCTCGGCCCGTCCCCGTACAGGGCCCTTCTGGAAACGCTGGAGCTCAGTGACTCCCGACTCACTCTGCAGCTCATCAATGACAACaacaag GTGAGGCTGCTTCTGGAGTTGTACCGGCTGCAGGGCAACATGACCCGGCTGAAGATCAACGAGCTGAAGCCCCTCAGGCCTCGCTTCGAGGTGCCCGACGTCCTCATCGGCGAGCCGCCCACCGAGCC GCTGTCGATGGTGTCACGGGATGAGGCCGGTGTGGTTCTCTCCCTGGGCACAGACGCCCGCCAGCTGGTGCTCAGCGCCCGGCCCTTCCGCCTGGACATCGTGGAGGGTGCGCGGGTGCTGCTGTCGGTGAACGGGCGCGGCCTGTTGGCGTTCGAGCACCTGCGGCCGCGCAAGGACAC TAACACTCAGAAGGACTCGGAGGGAGAGGAGACCACAGAAGGAGCCCAGGAGCAAGGAGAGGAGCCG gaggaggaggagccaggAATGTGGGAGGAGACGTTCAAGTCTGACGTGGACAGCAAACCCAACG GACCGTcctccatcagtctggacttcTCCCTGCCCGGAGTGGAGCACGTCTATGGAATTCCAGAACATGCGGAAAACCTCCGGCTGAGACCCACAGA TAAAGGAGACCCATACAGGCTGTATAACCTGGACGTGTTTCAGTACGAGCTGTACAATCCCATGGCCCTGTATGGGGCCGTGCccgtgctcctgtcccacaatgCACAGCGGACCATGGGTATTTTCTGGCTGAACGCAGCTGAGACCTGGGTGGACATCAGCGCCAACACTGCCGGAAAG ACTCTGTCTGGGAAGGTTCTGGACCACGCTGAAGTTCCCAGCGACGCCCCCCAGACGGACGTCCGCTGGTTCTCCGAAAGTGGCATCATCGACGTGTTCATCATGCTGGGACCCAAACCGTCGGACGTTTTCACCCAGTATGCCTCTCTAACAG GCACACAGTCCTTCCCCCcgctctccgccttgggctaCCACCAGTGCCGCTGGAACTACAACGACCAGGAGGACGTGCGGGCGGTGGACGCCGGCTTCGACGAGCACAACATCCCCTACGACTTCATCTGGCTGGACATCGAGCACACAGACGGCAAGCGCTACTTCACGTGGGACGCCGCCAGCTTTCCCCAGCCCCGCGACATGCTGCAGGGCCTCCACGACAAGAGGCGCAAG ATGGTCGCTATAGTCGACCCTCACATCAAGGTTGACAGCGGCTACCGGATCCACAATGAGATCCTCTCCAGAAACCTTTACGTGAAGAATAAAGATGGGGGAGATTACGAGGGCTGGTGCTGGCCAG GTACAGCCGGTTACCCGGACTTCACCAACCCGGAGATGAGAGCCTGGTGGGCCAGCATGTTTGCCTATGACAAGTACGAG GGCTCCATGGAGAACCTCTACACCTGGAACGACATGAATGAGCCCTCCGTGTTCAACGGGCCGGAAGTCACCATGCACAAGGACGCCCTCCATGGTAGCTGGGAGCACCGGGACGTGCACAACCTCTACGGCTTATACGTG CAAATGGCGACAGCGGAGGGCCTGATCCAGCGCTCGGGGGGCGTGGAGCGGCCCTTCGTCCTGACCAGGGCCTTTTTCGCCGGATCGCAGCGCTACG GCGCAGTGTGGACCGGCGACAATGCTGCCGAGTGGGGCCACCTGAAGATCTCCATCCCCATGTGCCTCAGCCTGGGCCTGGTGGGCATCTCCTTCTGCGGGG CTGACGTGGGCGGCTTCTTCAAGAACCCCGGTCCTGAGCTGCTGGTGCGCTGGTACCAGACGGGGGCGTACCAGCCCTTTTTCCGGGCACACGCCCACCTGGACACGCCGCGCAGGGAGCCCTGGCTCTTCGGGCCCGAGAACACGGCGCTGATCCGCGAAGCTATCCGTCAGCGATATGCCCTGCTGCCCTACTGGTACCAGCTGTTCTACCACGCCCACCGCACCGGGGAGCCCGTCATGAG ACCCCTGTGGGTAGAGTACCCGCAAGATGTGGCAACCTTCGCTATCGACAACCAGTTCCTGTTGG GGAAGCATCTGTTGGTGCACCCCGTCACGGAGCAAGGGTCACAAGGGGTGTCGGTCTACCTGCCCGGGGTTGGTGAG GTCTGGTACGATGCCCACACGTTCCGAAGACATGATGGGGACCAGAACCTCTTCGTGCCGGTCACCTTGAGCTCA ATCCCAGTGTTCCAGAGAGGCGGTTCCATCATCCCGAGAAAGGCCCGGATTCGGAGGTCCTCCTCCTGCATGGAGAACGACCCCTACACGCTGTATGTGGCCCTGAGCCCCCAG GGCTTGGCCGACGGCGAGCTATACATTGACGACGGCCACACCTTCAACTACGATCGGCAGAAGCAGTTCATCCATCGACGACTGACTTTCGCCAACAGCAGCCTCTCCTCCAG CAACCTGTCCACTGACTCCCAGTTCACCACGGCGTCCTGGATCGAGAGGGTGCTGATTCTGGGCGTACAAGAGCCCAGTGCAGTGACCCTGAGAATAGCag ATGGCAGCAGGTCTCTGGAGTTTGAGTTTGACGCTGCCGCGTCGGTTTTAACCATTCACAAGCCGGGAGTGAATGCCGGGTCTGACTGGAACGTGCTGCTGCAGTGA
- the ganaba gene encoding neutral alpha-glucosidase AB isoform X1: MAAFILSRLEMVWFLVAGVLLVLNGVRAVDRSNFKTCGHSSFCKRMRTMGLGPSPYRALLETLELSDSRLTLQLINDNNKVRLLLELYRLQGNMTRLKINELKPLRPRFEVPDVLIGEPPTEPLSMVSRDEAGVVLSLGTDARQLVLSARPFRLDIVEGARVLLSVNGRGLLAFEHLRPRKDTLSKISSTVGSMWDSIKNMFSSNTQKDSEGEETTEGAQEQGEEPEEEEPGMWEETFKSDVDSKPNGPSSISLDFSLPGVEHVYGIPEHAENLRLRPTDKGDPYRLYNLDVFQYELYNPMALYGAVPVLLSHNAQRTMGIFWLNAAETWVDISANTAGKTLSGKVLDHAEVPSDAPQTDVRWFSESGIIDVFIMLGPKPSDVFTQYASLTGTQSFPPLSALGYHQCRWNYNDQEDVRAVDAGFDEHNIPYDFIWLDIEHTDGKRYFTWDAASFPQPRDMLQGLHDKRRKMVAIVDPHIKVDSGYRIHNEILSRNLYVKNKDGGDYEGWCWPGTAGYPDFTNPEMRAWWASMFAYDKYEGSMENLYTWNDMNEPSVFNGPEVTMHKDALHGSWEHRDVHNLYGLYVQMATAEGLIQRSGGVERPFVLTRAFFAGSQRYGAVWTGDNAAEWGHLKISIPMCLSLGLVGISFCGADVGGFFKNPGPELLVRWYQTGAYQPFFRAHAHLDTPRREPWLFGPENTALIREAIRQRYALLPYWYQLFYHAHRTGEPVMRPLWVEYPQDVATFAIDNQFLLGKHLLVHPVTEQGSQGVSVYLPGVGEVWYDAHTFRRHDGDQNLFVPVTLSSIPVFQRGGSIIPRKARIRRSSSCMENDPYTLYVALSPQGLADGELYIDDGHTFNYDRQKQFIHRRLTFANSSLSSSNLSTDSQFTTASWIERVLILGVQEPSAVTLRIADGSRSLEFEFDAAASVLTIHKPGVNAGSDWNVLLQ; this comes from the exons ATGGCGGCGTTCATTCTAAG CCGACTGGAGATGGTCTGGTTCCTCGTGGCCGGGGTCCTTCTGGTGCTCAACGGCGTCCGTGCTGTGGACCGCAGCAACTTCAAAACGTGCGGACATAGCTCCTTTTGCAA GCGGATGAGGACAATGGGGCTCGGCCCGTCCCCGTACAGGGCCCTTCTGGAAACGCTGGAGCTCAGTGACTCCCGACTCACTCTGCAGCTCATCAATGACAACaacaag GTGAGGCTGCTTCTGGAGTTGTACCGGCTGCAGGGCAACATGACCCGGCTGAAGATCAACGAGCTGAAGCCCCTCAGGCCTCGCTTCGAGGTGCCCGACGTCCTCATCGGCGAGCCGCCCACCGAGCC GCTGTCGATGGTGTCACGGGATGAGGCCGGTGTGGTTCTCTCCCTGGGCACAGACGCCCGCCAGCTGGTGCTCAGCGCCCGGCCCTTCCGCCTGGACATCGTGGAGGGTGCGCGGGTGCTGCTGTCGGTGAACGGGCGCGGCCTGTTGGCGTTCGAGCACCTGCGGCCGCGCAAGGACAC TCTCTCTAAAATAAGTAGCACGGTCGGTAGCATGTGGGATTCGATCAAGAACATGTTCTCTAG TAACACTCAGAAGGACTCGGAGGGAGAGGAGACCACAGAAGGAGCCCAGGAGCAAGGAGAGGAGCCG gaggaggaggagccaggAATGTGGGAGGAGACGTTCAAGTCTGACGTGGACAGCAAACCCAACG GACCGTcctccatcagtctggacttcTCCCTGCCCGGAGTGGAGCACGTCTATGGAATTCCAGAACATGCGGAAAACCTCCGGCTGAGACCCACAGA TAAAGGAGACCCATACAGGCTGTATAACCTGGACGTGTTTCAGTACGAGCTGTACAATCCCATGGCCCTGTATGGGGCCGTGCccgtgctcctgtcccacaatgCACAGCGGACCATGGGTATTTTCTGGCTGAACGCAGCTGAGACCTGGGTGGACATCAGCGCCAACACTGCCGGAAAG ACTCTGTCTGGGAAGGTTCTGGACCACGCTGAAGTTCCCAGCGACGCCCCCCAGACGGACGTCCGCTGGTTCTCCGAAAGTGGCATCATCGACGTGTTCATCATGCTGGGACCCAAACCGTCGGACGTTTTCACCCAGTATGCCTCTCTAACAG GCACACAGTCCTTCCCCCcgctctccgccttgggctaCCACCAGTGCCGCTGGAACTACAACGACCAGGAGGACGTGCGGGCGGTGGACGCCGGCTTCGACGAGCACAACATCCCCTACGACTTCATCTGGCTGGACATCGAGCACACAGACGGCAAGCGCTACTTCACGTGGGACGCCGCCAGCTTTCCCCAGCCCCGCGACATGCTGCAGGGCCTCCACGACAAGAGGCGCAAG ATGGTCGCTATAGTCGACCCTCACATCAAGGTTGACAGCGGCTACCGGATCCACAATGAGATCCTCTCCAGAAACCTTTACGTGAAGAATAAAGATGGGGGAGATTACGAGGGCTGGTGCTGGCCAG GTACAGCCGGTTACCCGGACTTCACCAACCCGGAGATGAGAGCCTGGTGGGCCAGCATGTTTGCCTATGACAAGTACGAG GGCTCCATGGAGAACCTCTACACCTGGAACGACATGAATGAGCCCTCCGTGTTCAACGGGCCGGAAGTCACCATGCACAAGGACGCCCTCCATGGTAGCTGGGAGCACCGGGACGTGCACAACCTCTACGGCTTATACGTG CAAATGGCGACAGCGGAGGGCCTGATCCAGCGCTCGGGGGGCGTGGAGCGGCCCTTCGTCCTGACCAGGGCCTTTTTCGCCGGATCGCAGCGCTACG GCGCAGTGTGGACCGGCGACAATGCTGCCGAGTGGGGCCACCTGAAGATCTCCATCCCCATGTGCCTCAGCCTGGGCCTGGTGGGCATCTCCTTCTGCGGGG CTGACGTGGGCGGCTTCTTCAAGAACCCCGGTCCTGAGCTGCTGGTGCGCTGGTACCAGACGGGGGCGTACCAGCCCTTTTTCCGGGCACACGCCCACCTGGACACGCCGCGCAGGGAGCCCTGGCTCTTCGGGCCCGAGAACACGGCGCTGATCCGCGAAGCTATCCGTCAGCGATATGCCCTGCTGCCCTACTGGTACCAGCTGTTCTACCACGCCCACCGCACCGGGGAGCCCGTCATGAG ACCCCTGTGGGTAGAGTACCCGCAAGATGTGGCAACCTTCGCTATCGACAACCAGTTCCTGTTGG GGAAGCATCTGTTGGTGCACCCCGTCACGGAGCAAGGGTCACAAGGGGTGTCGGTCTACCTGCCCGGGGTTGGTGAG GTCTGGTACGATGCCCACACGTTCCGAAGACATGATGGGGACCAGAACCTCTTCGTGCCGGTCACCTTGAGCTCA ATCCCAGTGTTCCAGAGAGGCGGTTCCATCATCCCGAGAAAGGCCCGGATTCGGAGGTCCTCCTCCTGCATGGAGAACGACCCCTACACGCTGTATGTGGCCCTGAGCCCCCAG GGCTTGGCCGACGGCGAGCTATACATTGACGACGGCCACACCTTCAACTACGATCGGCAGAAGCAGTTCATCCATCGACGACTGACTTTCGCCAACAGCAGCCTCTCCTCCAG CAACCTGTCCACTGACTCCCAGTTCACCACGGCGTCCTGGATCGAGAGGGTGCTGATTCTGGGCGTACAAGAGCCCAGTGCAGTGACCCTGAGAATAGCag ATGGCAGCAGGTCTCTGGAGTTTGAGTTTGACGCTGCCGCGTCGGTTTTAACCATTCACAAGCCGGGAGTGAATGCCGGGTCTGACTGGAACGTGCTGCTGCAGTGA
- the LOC125721811 gene encoding solute carrier family 25 member 45: MPFVEFIAGWISGAVGLVVGHPMDTMKVRLQTQSTYRGILDCVSKTYKHEGINGFFKGMSFPVLSIAISNSVAFGSYSNALDYLTQSEYTDRSQGNPISLTAVYMAGSFSGATQVVVSAPIDLVKVRLQTQIRTGEKYRGPMHCLAVILKEEGPRGLFRGMGALALRDVPCFGLYFLPYEFFCRLLTEAGKPPGTFAVLVAGGIAGVVTWACATPMDVVKARLQLSGTGGLAYRSVLDCVRVSMREEGLRFFFKGLLLNSIRAFPVNAVTFLSYESLMRTMTSRALD, translated from the exons GTGCCGTAGGGCTGGTAGTGGGACACCCGATGGACACAATGAAG GTGCGTCTGCAGACCCAGTCCACATACAGGGGAATACTGGACTGCGTGTCCAAAACCTACAAACATGAAGGG ATCAATGGATTTTTCAAAGGAATGTCATTTCCTGTCCTAAGTATCGCCATTAGCAACTCTGTGGCCTTTGGTTCCTATAGCAACGCCTTGGACTACCTCACCCAATCGGAATACACGGATCGGAGCCAAGGCAACCCCATTTCTCTGACAGCAGTATATATGGCAGGGAGTTTTTCAGGTGCCACACAG GTTGTGGTTTCTGCCCCTATTGACTTGGTCAAAGTACGGTTGCAGACCCAGATACGCACTGGGGAGAAGTACAGGGGCCCAATGCACTGCTTGGCAGTGATCCTGAAGGAGGAGGGGCCCCGAGGATTGTTTCGAGGCATGGGGGCCTTGGCCTTGAGGGACGTGCCCTGCTTTGGACTCTACTTCCTGCCTTACGAGTTTTTCTGCAGGCTTCTGACTGAAGCTGGGAAGCCGCCAG GGACGTTTGCGGTGCTGGTGGCCGGTGGCATTGCAGGCGTGGTGACATGGGCTTGCGCCACACCTATGGATGTGGTGAAGGCCAGACTGCAGCTGTCAGGAACCGGGGGTCTGGCTTACAGGAGCGTCTTGGACTGCGTGAGGGTCAGCATGCGAGAAGAAGGCCTGCGTTTCTTCTTCAAGGGCCTCCTGCTCAACAGCATCAGGGCCTTCCCTGTCAACGCTGTGACCTTCTTGAGCTACGAGAGCCTCATGAGGACCATGACCAGCAGGGCCCTGGACTGA